Proteins from a genomic interval of Rhodococcus rhodochrous:
- a CDS encoding universal stress protein yields the protein MGADLILIAYDGSENSKRAVRYAGRFLESCRAVVVTAWEPMVRQAARMSGLSGVMQPDWVPDEDSEDVALSDARITNDEGLEMARSVGLHAEGRTVEVVNAVWSAIIEAADELDVDIIVTGTRGTTGLRSLLQSSVADHVLRHSHRPVLIVPPGR from the coding sequence GTGGGCGCAGATCTGATCCTCATCGCCTACGACGGTTCCGAGAACTCGAAGCGTGCCGTGCGGTATGCGGGTCGTTTCCTCGAGTCGTGCCGCGCCGTCGTCGTCACCGCCTGGGAGCCGATGGTCCGGCAGGCCGCCCGCATGTCCGGCCTGTCCGGTGTCATGCAACCCGACTGGGTGCCCGACGAGGACAGCGAGGACGTCGCCCTGTCCGACGCCCGCATCACCAACGACGAGGGTCTCGAGATGGCACGCTCGGTAGGTCTGCACGCCGAGGGCCGCACCGTCGAGGTCGTCAACGCGGTGTGGTCGGCGATCATCGAGGCCGCCGACGAGCTGGACGTCGACATCATCGTCACCGGCACCCGCGGCACCACCGGTCTGCGGTCGCTGTTGCAGTCGTCGGTGGCCGATCACGTGCTCCGGCACAGTCACCGGCCGGTCCTGATCGTGCCGCCGGGTCGCTGA
- a CDS encoding isochorismate synthase, with the protein MDGFLLSRAERSVHATGTRRFFDDVHSATQALRSGKATIVVGALPFSRHRPVALAQPDDVELVDGPWQAPPDLSDLPPVRISAELPLPRVHVERVRRLVEQMSLGEMEKVVAARRVTLEADEPLDPLALAARMIERHPDAATYALDLSAAGERYWGHTLVGATPELLVSRRGDTVTCRPLAGTAARRADPDEDRRAGEDLLTSDKNLTEHGYVVDWIRTRLAPLCSDLDIPDKPELTATPDVWHLATPITGTLRDAGTDALTLAHVLHPTPAVAGTPTEAALDVISRVEGDRRFYGGAVGWCDEQGDGDWFVAIRCAELSSDGRRAVTWAGGGIVADSDPVAELDETTAKLRTLLGVLGV; encoded by the coding sequence ATGGACGGATTCCTGCTCTCGCGCGCCGAACGCTCGGTGCACGCCACCGGCACCCGCCGGTTCTTCGACGACGTCCACTCCGCCACGCAGGCACTCCGCAGCGGTAAGGCGACGATCGTCGTCGGTGCACTGCCGTTCTCGCGGCACCGTCCGGTGGCCCTCGCGCAGCCCGACGACGTCGAGCTCGTCGACGGCCCGTGGCAGGCCCCTCCCGACCTGTCGGACCTGCCGCCGGTGCGGATCTCCGCCGAACTGCCGCTGCCCCGCGTGCACGTCGAGCGGGTGCGCCGGCTCGTGGAGCAGATGTCCCTCGGGGAGATGGAGAAGGTCGTCGCCGCCCGGCGGGTCACGCTCGAGGCCGACGAACCGCTCGACCCGCTCGCTCTCGCGGCCCGCATGATCGAACGCCATCCCGACGCGGCGACGTACGCGCTGGACCTGAGCGCGGCGGGCGAACGCTATTGGGGTCACACGCTGGTCGGGGCGACCCCCGAACTGCTCGTGAGCCGGCGCGGCGACACCGTCACGTGCCGTCCCCTCGCCGGGACCGCCGCACGCCGGGCCGATCCGGACGAGGACCGCCGCGCCGGTGAGGACCTGCTGACCTCGGACAAGAACCTCACCGAGCACGGTTACGTCGTCGACTGGATCCGCACCCGACTGGCCCCGCTGTGCAGCGACCTCGACATCCCCGACAAGCCCGAACTCACCGCGACACCCGATGTCTGGCATCTCGCCACGCCGATCACCGGCACCCTCCGCGACGCCGGCACCGACGCGCTCACCCTCGCCCACGTCCTGCACCCCACCCCGGCCGTGGCGGGCACCCCCACCGAGGCCGCGCTGGACGTGATCTCCCGGGTCGAGGGCGACCGGCGCTTCTACGGCGGCGCGGTGGGCTGGTGCGACGAACAGGGCGACGGCGACTGGTTCGTCGCCATCCGGTGCGCGGAGCTCAGTTCCGACGGCCGACGCGCCGTGACCTGGGCCGGAGGCGGCATCGTGGCCGATTCCGATCCCGTCGCCGAACTCGACGAGACCACCGCCAAACTACGCACGCTGCTCGGCGTGCTGGGTGTGTAG
- a CDS encoding DUF2613 domain-containing protein, producing the protein MGKFLGPGLGSVVVGAVLGAVAVFGVTAAVQENSRPQIDRSGNADSSLLNQVEYGSR; encoded by the coding sequence ATGGGGAAGTTCCTGGGACCGGGCCTGGGTAGCGTGGTCGTCGGTGCCGTACTCGGTGCCGTGGCGGTCTTCGGTGTGACGGCCGCTGTGCAGGAGAATTCGCGCCCTCAGATCGATCGCAGTGGCAACGCCGATTCGTCCCTCCTGAACCAGGTTGAGTACGGCAGCCGCTGA
- a CDS encoding alpha-(1->3)-arabinofuranosyltransferase yields MSTAAADGAGNASSSRTYRGETELPSAEPLSRRWLYAVAAVAVILSFAQVPGLVVADTKYDLTQNPIGFLTRAAHQWSSVAPLGQVQNQAYGYFFPHGSFFAAGQLLHIPPWITQRVWWVLLLVAGFWGLVRLAEALGIGSRSSRLIAATVFVLSPRVLTTLGSISSEAHPMMLAPWVLLPLVRYLNTPNPGSARRLAAQSAVAVTLMGAINAVATAAACLVAALWWAAHRPNRRWWRFTLWWLPLCVVAVTWWMVPLLLLGRVSPPFLDFIESSGVTTEWTSLAEVLRGTSSWTPFVSPERIAGAVLVTQPAAVLVTGALAAAGLAGLAMRSMPARGRFTLILVVGLVGMGVGYVGRLDSPFAEQVRLFLDTAGAPLRNVHKLEPLVRLPIVLGIAHLLRAVPLPGSVPWSRARNAFAHPERNPMVAVTTLILVAMTLATSLAWTGRLAPRGAYDEVPEHWHAAAAWLEDNTSERGERALIVPGAPFGSQMWGLTRDEPMQALASTPWAVRDAVPLVPPGAIRALDAVQRDIADGRPSDGLAATLRGQGIGFLVVRNDLDPDTSPAARPALVHRALDGSPGIERVAEFGDDIVFDNPDDFVTDADLRPAYPAVEIYRVAEPAAAPVGPYVVDVADVPVVQGGPEALLRRNTAQPEFVGPTLLAADAARAGLPVDEVTVTDTPTDRETDYGQVDHHSSTIRAADDPRRTHNAVPDYPVPDTELVRAEWEGARISVSSAASDATQLGGTSVASSPAAVVDGDPTTGWHSNGLESAIGQWLQLDLDRPIEAGLLHLTTSSGALGDPVKWLEVSTDRGSTAVRVDEPGREQTVALPLGTTSWIRITSVHTARGTVGNQFGLTEVVVEDFTDRNEPRPIDIRRRIVVPGPAEDAAVRGWQLGQEFPGRGSCVDTDDRVRCARGLATSAEEPGVFTRTLDVPQETWVRPELLLRGRPGPALEDLVDRSDRVVARGDADVVDLQGSAFALTDGDPRTSWTAEESSLEAGAPRPSLTLELPEEQRVTGLDIRAALGALPVAPSRVAVNLGNGPQVRELDGDDTTVDLTPHVTDRIELTVVRWRDTLDRTVLGFSKLTPPGLAEVSVLGDDGPIGAQGSVYDETVTVDCERGPVVEIDGRSYRTSLTARVADLAAGVEVPATLCDTDVVGTNPGRVDIDVDPGAAFVVSGLRLDVPGSDAPVAEPTELDKGRWTENLREVTVPAGDEDRLVVVPESTNVGWVARTPDGAVATPVVVDGWQQGWIVPAGPEQTLTLEFATDRWYRLGIFGGLLLLVPLFAAAVWPRRRVDDPGPMPRTWGSSALALTGVLVAATLLAGWVGAAVAVAGAVGVGALAVRRGPDLASRVLVGTAGGATMLAMALLSTGPWRSPDGYVGHSFLIQFAALVGVVAVGLAAVPRRALSQRWKAARAGSSTRA; encoded by the coding sequence TTGAGTACGGCAGCCGCTGACGGCGCCGGCAACGCTTCGAGTTCACGCACGTACCGAGGCGAGACGGAGCTCCCGTCCGCCGAACCGCTGTCCCGCCGGTGGCTGTACGCAGTCGCCGCGGTGGCGGTGATCCTGTCCTTCGCCCAGGTTCCGGGCCTGGTCGTCGCCGACACCAAGTACGACCTGACGCAGAACCCGATCGGATTCCTCACGCGCGCCGCTCACCAATGGAGCAGTGTGGCGCCGCTCGGGCAGGTGCAGAACCAGGCGTACGGCTACTTCTTCCCGCACGGCTCGTTCTTCGCCGCGGGTCAACTTCTGCACATTCCCCCGTGGATCACCCAGCGGGTGTGGTGGGTGCTGCTGCTCGTCGCCGGATTCTGGGGCCTCGTCCGCCTCGCCGAAGCCCTCGGCATCGGGAGCCGTAGCTCCCGCCTGATCGCGGCGACGGTGTTCGTGCTGTCCCCGCGCGTCCTCACGACGCTCGGTTCCATCTCGTCGGAAGCACATCCGATGATGCTGGCGCCGTGGGTGCTGCTACCGCTGGTGCGGTATCTGAACACGCCGAATCCCGGCTCGGCCCGCCGGCTCGCCGCGCAGTCCGCCGTGGCGGTGACGCTCATGGGCGCGATCAACGCGGTCGCGACCGCCGCGGCCTGTCTCGTCGCGGCGCTGTGGTGGGCCGCGCACCGCCCGAACCGGCGCTGGTGGCGCTTCACCCTGTGGTGGCTGCCGCTGTGCGTCGTCGCGGTGACCTGGTGGATGGTGCCGCTGCTGCTGCTCGGCCGCGTCAGCCCGCCCTTCCTCGACTTCATCGAATCGTCCGGTGTCACCACCGAATGGACGTCGCTCGCCGAGGTGCTGCGCGGCACCAGCAGCTGGACGCCCTTCGTCTCCCCCGAACGCATCGCGGGAGCCGTGCTCGTCACGCAACCGGCCGCCGTCCTCGTCACCGGCGCTCTGGCCGCGGCCGGTCTCGCCGGCCTCGCGATGCGGTCGATGCCTGCGCGCGGTCGATTCACCCTGATCCTCGTGGTGGGTCTCGTCGGCATGGGCGTCGGTTACGTCGGCCGGCTCGACTCGCCGTTCGCCGAGCAGGTCCGGTTGTTCCTCGACACCGCCGGTGCGCCGCTGCGCAACGTCCACAAGCTCGAACCGCTCGTGCGACTGCCGATCGTGCTCGGGATCGCGCACCTGTTGCGCGCCGTGCCACTGCCCGGATCGGTGCCGTGGTCGCGTGCCCGTAACGCCTTCGCGCATCCCGAACGCAATCCGATGGTCGCGGTGACGACGCTGATCCTCGTCGCGATGACGCTCGCGACCTCACTCGCGTGGACCGGGCGGCTCGCTCCGCGCGGCGCCTACGACGAGGTCCCCGAGCACTGGCACGCCGCGGCGGCCTGGCTCGAGGACAACACGAGCGAGCGCGGCGAACGCGCCCTCATCGTTCCCGGCGCGCCGTTCGGCAGCCAGATGTGGGGGCTCACCCGCGACGAACCGATGCAAGCACTCGCGTCGACGCCGTGGGCCGTGCGCGACGCCGTCCCGCTCGTGCCGCCCGGCGCCATCCGTGCCCTCGACGCCGTGCAACGCGACATCGCCGACGGCCGCCCGTCCGACGGTCTCGCCGCGACCCTGCGCGGTCAGGGCATCGGTTTCCTGGTGGTGCGCAACGACCTCGACCCCGACACCTCCCCCGCCGCGCGACCGGCACTCGTGCATCGCGCGCTCGACGGTTCGCCGGGTATCGAGCGGGTCGCCGAGTTCGGTGACGACATCGTGTTCGACAACCCCGACGACTTCGTCACCGACGCCGACCTGCGACCTGCCTATCCGGCCGTGGAGATCTACCGCGTCGCCGAACCCGCCGCGGCGCCCGTCGGTCCCTACGTCGTGGACGTCGCCGACGTGCCGGTCGTGCAGGGAGGCCCCGAAGCGCTGCTGCGCCGCAACACCGCGCAGCCCGAGTTCGTCGGTCCCACACTCCTCGCCGCCGACGCGGCCCGCGCGGGTCTGCCCGTCGACGAGGTGACGGTCACCGACACCCCGACGGACCGCGAGACGGATTACGGGCAGGTCGACCATCATTCGTCGACGATCCGCGCGGCCGACGACCCGCGCCGCACCCACAACGCCGTCCCCGACTATCCGGTGCCCGACACCGAACTCGTCCGCGCCGAATGGGAAGGCGCCCGCATCAGCGTGTCGAGCGCGGCGTCGGATGCCACCCAGCTCGGCGGCACGTCGGTCGCGAGCAGCCCGGCCGCGGTGGTCGACGGCGATCCGACGACCGGCTGGCACAGCAACGGTCTCGAATCGGCGATCGGCCAGTGGCTGCAGCTCGACCTCGACCGGCCGATCGAAGCGGGTCTGCTGCACCTGACGACGAGTTCCGGAGCCCTCGGCGATCCCGTCAAGTGGCTCGAGGTGTCCACCGACCGGGGCAGCACGGCGGTGCGCGTCGACGAACCGGGACGCGAACAGACGGTCGCGCTGCCGCTGGGCACCACCTCGTGGATCCGCATCACGTCCGTGCACACCGCACGCGGCACGGTCGGCAACCAGTTCGGTCTCACCGAGGTGGTCGTCGAGGACTTCACCGACCGGAACGAACCGCGCCCGATCGACATCCGTCGCCGCATCGTGGTGCCGGGCCCGGCCGAGGACGCCGCGGTGCGCGGATGGCAGCTCGGACAGGAATTCCCCGGCCGCGGCAGCTGTGTCGACACCGACGACCGCGTGCGCTGCGCCCGGGGGCTCGCCACCTCCGCCGAGGAACCCGGCGTGTTCACCCGCACCCTGGACGTGCCGCAGGAGACCTGGGTCCGTCCGGAACTGCTCCTGCGCGGGCGTCCCGGGCCGGCGCTCGAGGATCTCGTGGACCGCTCGGATCGGGTCGTCGCGCGCGGTGACGCCGACGTTGTCGACCTGCAGGGCTCGGCGTTCGCCCTCACCGACGGTGATCCGCGGACGTCGTGGACCGCGGAGGAGAGCTCGCTCGAAGCAGGTGCGCCGCGGCCGTCGCTCACGCTGGAACTGCCCGAGGAACAACGCGTCACGGGATTGGACATCAGGGCGGCGCTGGGAGCGCTGCCGGTCGCGCCGTCGCGGGTCGCGGTGAATCTCGGCAACGGACCGCAGGTGCGCGAACTCGACGGTGACGACACGACCGTCGACCTGACCCCGCACGTCACGGACCGGATCGAACTCACCGTGGTGCGCTGGCGCGACACCCTCGATCGCACCGTGCTGGGTTTCTCGAAACTCACCCCGCCCGGGCTCGCCGAGGTGTCGGTGCTCGGCGACGACGGGCCGATCGGGGCACAGGGGTCCGTCTACGACGAGACGGTGACCGTCGACTGCGAGCGCGGACCCGTCGTGGAGATCGACGGGCGCAGCTACCGCACGTCGCTCACCGCGCGGGTCGCCGATCTCGCGGCGGGCGTGGAGGTTCCCGCGACGCTGTGCGACACCGACGTCGTCGGCACGAACCCGGGCCGGGTCGACATCGACGTCGATCCCGGTGCGGCCTTCGTCGTCTCGGGTCTACGGCTCGACGTCCCCGGTTCCGATGCGCCCGTCGCGGAGCCGACGGAACTCGACAAGGGCCGCTGGACGGAGAACCTGCGCGAGGTGACGGTCCCGGCGGGCGACGAGGACCGGCTCGTGGTGGTGCCCGAGAGCACCAACGTCGGCTGGGTCGCCCGCACCCCGGACGGTGCCGTGGCGACGCCGGTCGTCGTGGACGGCTGGCAGCAGGGCTGGATCGTGCCGGCCGGACCGGAGCAGACGCTGACCCTCGAGTTCGCGACCGACCGCTGGTACCGGCTCGGGATCTTCGGCGGGTTGCTGTTGCTCGTCCCGTTGTTCGCGGCGGCCGTGTGGCCGCGGCGGCGCGTCGACGATCCGGGTCCGATGCCGCGCACCTGGGGTTCGTCTGCTCTCGCGCTGACCGGTGTGCTGGTCGCGGCGACGCTCCTCGCGGGATGGGTCGGTGCCGCCGTCGCGGTCGCCGGCGCGGTGGGGGTCGGTGCGCTCGCGGTGCGCCGCGGACCCGACCTGGCGTCGCGCGTGCTCGTGGGCACCGCGGGCGGCGCGACGATGCTCGCGATGGCGCTGCTGTCCACAGGGCCGTGGCGATCACCCGACGGATATGTCGGGCACTCGTTCCTGATTCAGTTCGCGGCGCTCGTCGGCGTGGTCGCAGTGGGCCTGGCGGCGGTGCCGCGCCGGGCCTTGTCCCAGCGGTGGAAGGCGGCCCGCGCCGGCTCCTCGACGAGGGCGTAG